The uncultured Methanobrevibacter sp. genome has a segment encoding these proteins:
- a CDS encoding undecaprenyl-phosphate glucose phosphotransferase — protein MIKENQRLLNISLVLLDVLVVVVSLASSFWLRFHTTLFGPIGEHLPLHDYILFLVFAVIPTYLILYFAFGLYKPRRTYKTIFSEATQIIKVNIVAFFVLVSILFIINQPDFSRIMLILLAFIASFLGIIERFIIRSILRRIRVNNRNIKHILIVGDNDLAFTFASKIKNNPYLGFAVSGILGRSEHIGMEVSGTRIIGAFKDLDRVLEKNNFDRVVLAIPLRYYYRINELVESCEKVGIKAEIIPDYIRYFPAQPSVDMIEDIPIINIRYVPLDDDFNKFLKYTSDYIISIIAIIITSPIMIFTAIAIKLTSRGPIIFKQERIGHNGKPFNMYKFRSMKVQDPGLEKSEWTTKNDPRKTLVGNFIRRTSIDELPQFFNVLKGDMSVVGPRPERPYFVEQFKKDVPKYMVKHQVRPGITGWAQIHGCRGDTSIKRRIQYDIEYVENWHMGLDLAIMIKTTLKKNPNAY, from the coding sequence ATTTTGGCTGAGATTTCATACAACTTTATTCGGACCAATTGGGGAACATTTACCCCTTCATGACTATATTTTATTTTTAGTATTCGCAGTTATTCCAACTTATCTTATTTTATACTTTGCTTTTGGACTATATAAGCCCCGCAGAACTTATAAAACCATATTTTCAGAAGCAACACAAATAATTAAGGTGAATATTGTAGCATTCTTTGTACTGGTTTCAATTTTGTTCATTATAAACCAGCCGGACTTTTCTAGAATCATGCTTATCCTTTTAGCATTTATTGCTTCATTTCTGGGAATTATTGAACGTTTTATTATCAGAAGCATCTTAAGAAGAATTAGAGTCAATAATAGAAATATCAAGCATATTTTAATTGTGGGAGATAATGATTTGGCTTTCACATTTGCAAGTAAAATTAAAAATAACCCTTATTTGGGTTTTGCAGTCAGTGGAATCCTAGGTCGTTCAGAACATATTGGAATGGAAGTTTCAGGAACCAGAATCATCGGTGCCTTTAAGGATTTGGATAGGGTATTGGAAAAAAATAATTTCGACAGAGTTGTTCTGGCAATTCCTTTAAGATATTACTATCGTATCAACGAGCTTGTGGAAAGCTGTGAAAAGGTAGGTATCAAAGCGGAAATAATTCCAGATTACATCAGGTATTTTCCAGCCCAGCCATCTGTGGACATGATTGAGGATATTCCAATAATCAATATCCGTTATGTTCCTTTGGATGATGACTTTAACAAGTTCTTAAAATACACTTCAGATTATATTATATCCATAATTGCCATCATTATTACTTCACCAATCATGATATTCACTGCAATAGCAATAAAATTAACATCTAGAGGACCTATCATATTTAAACAGGAAAGAATAGGCCACAACGGTAAACCTTTCAACATGTATAAATTTAGAAGCATGAAGGTTCAGGATCCTGGTTTGGAAAAATCTGAATGGACAACAAAGAATGATCCAAGAAAGACATTGGTTGGAAACTTTATTAGAAGAACTAGTATTGACGAATTGCCTCAGTTTTTCAATGTTTTAAAAGGAGATATGAGTGTTGTAGGCCCAAGACCTGAAAGGCCTTATTTTGTAGAGCAATTTAAAAAAGATGTTCCTAAATATATGGTTAAACATCAAGTGCGTCCGGGAATTACCGGATGGGCTCAGATTCATGGATGTCGTGGAGATACTTCTATCAAAAGACGTATACAATATGACATTGAGTATGTAGAAAACTGGCATATGGGATTGGATTTGGCAATAATGATTAAAACTACTTTAAAGAAAAATCCGAATGCATATTAG